The proteins below come from a single Kitasatospora sp. NBC_00315 genomic window:
- a CDS encoding ABC transporter permease, producing the protein MSTPTAVAPAPDHAAGYRAGRTLPLRVEAMRQLRRRRTMIIGGVLAAMPFVILLAFQIGGTPSRADRTTFIELATASGPNFATTMLFMGTGFLLVIPVALFCGDTVASEASWSSLRYLLAAPVPRARLLARKFAVGLAFSAAAIVLLPLIGLAVGTAAYGWGDLRLPAGASLPASAALPRLAIAVAFVFLSELVIAALAFWLSTATDAPLGAVGGAVFASIITGVLDAVTALGGLREWLPAHWQYAWADALQPNLEWGGMIQGASLSLSYAIVLLALAFRGFARKDVVS; encoded by the coding sequence GTGAGCACCCCCACCGCCGTCGCCCCGGCCCCCGACCACGCGGCCGGCTACCGGGCCGGCCGCACCCTGCCGCTGCGGGTCGAGGCGATGCGCCAGCTGCGCCGCCGGCGGACGATGATCATCGGTGGGGTGCTGGCGGCGATGCCGTTCGTCATCCTGCTGGCCTTCCAGATCGGCGGTACGCCGAGCCGCGCCGACCGGACCACCTTCATCGAGCTGGCCACCGCCTCCGGCCCCAACTTCGCCACCACCATGCTCTTCATGGGTACCGGCTTCCTGCTGGTCATCCCGGTCGCGCTGTTCTGCGGCGACACCGTCGCCTCGGAGGCGAGCTGGTCCTCGTTGCGCTACCTGCTGGCCGCCCCGGTGCCCCGGGCCCGGCTGCTGGCCCGCAAGTTCGCCGTCGGGCTGGCCTTCTCGGCGGCCGCGATCGTCCTGCTGCCGCTGATCGGCCTGGCCGTCGGCACCGCCGCGTACGGCTGGGGGGATCTGCGGCTGCCGGCCGGGGCGAGCCTGCCCGCCTCGGCCGCGCTGCCCCGGCTGGCGATCGCCGTGGCGTTCGTGTTCCTCAGCGAACTGGTCATCGCCGCCCTCGCGTTCTGGCTCTCCACCGCCACCGACGCACCGCTCGGGGCGGTCGGCGGGGCCGTCTTCGCGTCCATCATCACCGGCGTGCTGGACGCCGTCACCGCCCTCGGCGGCCTGCGCGAGTGGCTGCCGGCGCACTGGCAGTACGCCTGGGCGGACGCCCTCCAACCGAACCTGGAGTGGGGCGGGATGATCCAGGGCGCCTCGCTCTCGCTCTCGTACGCGATCGTGCTGCTGGCCCTCGCCTTCCGGGGGTTCGCCCGCAAGGACGTGGTGTCCTGA